One Bombus pascuorum chromosome 4, iyBomPasc1.1, whole genome shotgun sequence DNA segment encodes these proteins:
- the LOC132906520 gene encoding putative peptidyl-prolyl cis-trans isomerase dodo, which yields MADEELPAGWEKRLSRSTGQHYYLNVYTKESQWDRPDKPADPSGNNKGDGPEEVQCSHLLVKHSGSRRPSSWREENITRSKEEALELIKSYREQIVSGKATFAELASKYSDCSSAKRGGDLGPFSRGAMQKPFEQAAFALKVGELSSPVHTDSGIHIIQRTA from the exons aTGGCGGACGAAGAATTACCAGCGGGTTGGGAAAAACGTTTAAGCAGATCTACTG gacaacattattatttaaatgtttatacTAAAGAAAGTCAATGGGATAGGCCAGATAAACCAGCTGATCCATCTGGAAATAATAAAGGAGATGGTCCAGAAGAAGTTCAATGTTCTCATTTGTTAGTAAAACATTCAGGTTCTAGAAGACCATCTTCCTGgcgagaagaaaatatcacaaGATCAAAGGAAGAAGCTCTTGAACTTATCAAAT CTTACAGAGAACAAATTGTATCTGGAAAAGCAACATTTGCTGAACTTGCTTCAAAGTATAGCGATTGTAGTTCAGCTAAGCGAGGTGGAGACTTGGGACCATTTAGTCGAGGTGCAATGCAAAAGCCTTTTGAACAAGCAGCATTTGCTCTTAAAGTTGGTGAATTGTCTTCACCAGTTCACACAGATAGTGGTATTCATATCATTCAGCGAACAGCATAA
- the LOC132906505 gene encoding coiled-coil domain-containing protein 39-like: MVAMTANYKRFFYTLKSLKRASIYLSEHCLKEESKLNMTMNNNIDAILTELGWNDGFRIPVANEENKRLEEEIERKMKLKENLSTKLESMEERIKMMKKHINNLITEQNINQKLLTAHSAQLKTEDHHYRLSCNTESSLRQEARRFQKEWQEVNEMVTNIEKELQKMIKKIETSKNTLKYDEKNLREMEEILNENENNNELIAQYMKEDLKEYKELELKRQKLSKELQTYRDSIIKTTNEAREVEIILSRTSALYNQALIEYRQMFNQWKESVIMLQQRNNDIKKVIQETEALYEISQDKKKVLQESEKFLMEQIENNKQVQDSIKKLEKELTTMKEEQSNMKEMITSYENQLVIQKGIVKELTQRMQQVRADIKHKESQIQIKNAKIEKIDKQVIDLTAKLQDITNQKVDIEEKAKELEEMIEEQEKKKSKMTKEMNRLQMANLRVMNQIKDLQNENKVLKMEYEKESKKCEYLDKLHTKEEHILEDKKEVSYQAEFEVRKYEMKLNRLKGLEYNKSEVEKKQKKIEDLQNTLDEKMKVSKLLQKQIATLEDNMRKISNSITQDNNELEYLQNKKQDLVLLMNAGEKQLKAAQNCYEEKQVEESMLRLRVSQMEKMMCNIGENVYDLERYRLELEAAMRERKAEIVVQKESLIVQKRIADGECSELRSAIAERKIRIKQLQARYDNYIALLGTNPDGTPMSTTHMKIQSAQERYILQEQGDQLDETIRKTEDEIQAMENTLRVINVCNDKYKVSLTTDDQNKPEIEEHKKLDEELQNAEQHLKQKKEELQCLTENMQKIQNDYVKILENIEETQECKENKNQYLTDLKHHIREQKEKISRADKSLQNAQKSIQRLYESTGDKTVLIQQKEIELRELQEQNSIALQDIAEFTVHHIEVEPYIKKLLASQNIELPTNLFGQLSGSNHSHSNTNLSECLPKSTNRESVYGSSKGSTRNVINIEPEFEIVPIQSTSRRNIKQKQLSVEASVQVQSMKKAF; the protein is encoded by the exons ATGGTTGCCATGACGGCAAACTATAAACGCTTTTTCTATACATTAAAATCTTTGAAACGTGCGTCAATTTATCTTTCAGAACATTGTTTAAAAGAAGAATCAAAACTAAATATGACTATGAATAATAACATTGATGCAATTTTGACTGAGTTAGGGTGGAATGATGGATTTCGAATACCGGTAgcaaatgaagaaaataaacgattagAAGAAGAA attgaaaggaaaatgaaactaaaagaaaatttaagtaCGAAACTCGAATCAATGGAGGAACGAATTAAGATGATGAAAAAGcatattaacaatttaataacaGAGCAGAATATAAATCAAAAACTTTTAACTGCTCATTCGGCGCAACTTAAAACTGAAGACCATCATTACCGATTGAGTTGTAACACTGAATCGAGTCTTCGCCAAGAGGCGCGACGATTTCAAAAAGAATGGCAAGAAGTAAATGAGATGGTAACAAACATTGaaaaagaattacaaaaaatgataaagaaaatagaaacgtcGAAAAATACACTAAAATATGATGAAAAAAATCTGCGAGAAATGGAGgagatattaaatgaaaatgaaaataataatgaattaatagCACAATATATGAAAGAAGACTTAAAAGAATATAAg gAACTGGAATTAAAAAGACAGAAACTTAGCAAAGAATTGCAAACATATCGTGATTCGATTATTAAAACAACTAATGAAGCGCGGGAAGTGGAGATTATACTTAGTCGAACATCTGCATTGTATAATCAAGCATTGATAGAATACCGGCAAATGTTTAATCAATGGAAAGAAAGCGTAATCATGTTACAACAAAGGAATAATGATATCAAGAAAGTCATTCAA GAAACCGAAGCATTGTACGAAATTTctcaagataaaaaaaaagtacttCAAGAATCAGAAAAATTCTTGATGGAGCAAATTGAGAATAATAAGCAAGTTCaagattcaattaaaaaattagaaaaggaGCTTACTACAATGAAGGAAGAACAGAGCAACATGAAAGAAATGATTACTTCATACGAAAATCAa CTTGTTATACAAAAAGGTATTGTGAAAGAATTGACACAACGTATGCAGCAAGTAAGAGCTGACATAAAACATAAGGAATcacaaattcaaattaaaaatgcaaaaatagaaaaaatagataaacaaGTAATAGATTTAACTGCAAAATTGCAAGACATTACCAATCAAAAAGTGGACATTGAAGAAAAGGCAAAAGAACTAGAAGAGATGATAGAG gagcaagagaaaaaaaagtcTAAAATGACTAAAGAAATGAATCGATTACAAATGGCAAACTTACGTGTAATGAATCAAATAAAAGACTTACAAAATGAGAATAAAGTTTTAAAGATGGAATATGAAAAGGAATCTAAAAAATGTGAATATTTAGACAAATTACATACCAAAGAAGAACATATTTTAGAGGATAAAAAGGAAGTATCGTACCAAGCAGAATTTGAAGTGCGAAAATATGAGATGAAATTGAACAGATTAAAAGGGCTTGAATATAACAAGTCTGAAGttgagaaaaaacaaaaaaagattgAAGATCTTCAAAATACTTTagatgaaaaaatgaaagtgtCTAAGTTATTGCAAAAACAGATTGCTACTTTAGAA GATAATATgaggaaaatttcaaatagtaTAACACAAGATAACAatgaattagaatatttacaaaataaaaaacaagatCTTGTTCTTCTAATGAATGCAGgagaaaaacaattaaaagcTGCTCAAAATTGTTATGAAGAGAAACAAGTAGAAGAAAGTATGCTACGACTTAGAGTATCTCAAATGGAGAAAATGATGTGTAATATAGGGGAAAATGTTTATGATTTGGAAAGATATAGACTTGAATTAGAAGCA gCAATGCGGGAACGAAAAGCAGAAATTGTTGTACAGAAGGAATCTCTAATAGTACAAAAAAGAATTGCAGATGGTGAATGTTCAGAATTAAGAAGTGCTATTGCTGagagaaaaatacgaataaaacaattacaGGCAAGGTATGACAATTACATAGCATTGTTAGGTACTAATCCTGATGGAACTCCAATGAGTACTACTCATATGAAGATTCAAAGTGCAcaagaaagatatattttacaagaacAGGGTGATCAATTAGatgaaacaataagaaaaacTGAAGATGAAATTCAAGCCATGGAAAATACATTACGAGTAATAAATGTTTGTAATGACAAATATAAGGTATCCTTAACAACAGATGATCAAAATAAACCAGAGATAGAAGAACATAAAAAATTGGATGAAGAACTGCAGAATGCAGAACAACATTTGAAgcaaaaaaaggaagaattacAGTGTTTAACTGAAAATATGCAG aaaatacaaaatgactatgtgaaaattcttgaaaatataGAGGAAACTCAAGAatgcaaagaaaataaaaaccaaTATTTAACTGACTTGAAACATCACATTCgtgaacaaaaagaaaaaatatcaagagCTGATAAAAGTTTACAGAATGCCCAGAAAAGTATTCAACGATTGTATGAAAGTACAGGAGACAAAACTGTGCTTATACAACAG aaagaaatagaattacgTGAACTGCAAGAACAAAATTCTATTGCTTTGCAAGATATTGCAGAATTTACAGTTCACCACATAGAAGTTGAGccttacattaaaaaattgttagcATCACagaatatagaattacctaCAAATTTATTTGGCCAATTGTCAGGATCCAATCATTCTCATAGTAATACAAACTTATCAGAATGTTTACCAAAAAGTACAAATAGAGAAAGTGTTTATGGATCATCTAAGGGAAGTACTAGAAATGTCATCAATATAGAACCAGAATTTGAAA ttGTTCCAATACAAAGTACATCAAGGAGGAATATAAAGCAGAAACAATTATCTGTAGAAGCTTCCGTGCAAGTACAATCAATGAAAAAagctttttaa
- the LOC132906517 gene encoding S-formylglutathione hydrolase has protein sequence MPDITEVSSNKVFGGWQKVYSHESYELGCKMNFGIFLPPQVEEGPVPVIYWLSGLTCTEANFVQKAGAQKYASEQGVILVAPDTSPRNLNIPGEDDDWDFGTGAGFYVDAVKEPWKKHYRMYSYVTKELPALINEKFPVLPDKQSIMGHSMGGHGALICALKNPGLYKTVSAFAPISNPISCPWGKKAFSGYLGGTETNAAWREWDATELAKKYNGPPLDILVDQGKEDKFLKNGQLLPENLLSAAKDAGLSLVLRFQESYDHSYFFISTFIEDHIKHHVKYLKS, from the exons ATGCCAGATATTACTGAAGTTTCTAGCAACAAAGTTTTCGGCGGATGGCAGAAAGTCTATTCGCACGAAAG CTATGAATTGGGatgtaaaatgaattttgGAATCTTCCTTCCACCGCAAGTGGAAGAAGGACCTGTACCCGTCATTTATTGGTTATCTGGCTTGACATGTACAGAAGCTAATTTTGTTCAGAAAGCAGGTGCACAAAAATATGCTTCTGAACAAGGAGTAATCTTAGTTGCACCTGATACTAGCCCTCGTAATCTTAATATACCTGGAGAAGATGATGATTGGGATTTTGGAACTGGTGCTGGTTTTTACGTTGATGCAGTAAAGGAACCTTGGAAAAAACATTACAGAATGTATAGCTATGTTACTAAGGAGCTACCAGCTttgattaatgaaaaatttcctgTTTTACCAGACAAACAATCCATAATGGGTCATAG tATGGGTGGACATGGAGCTTTAATATGTGCTTTAAAAAATCCTGGTTTATACAAAACAGTATCTGCTTTTGCACCTATAAGTAATCCAATTTCATGTCCATGGGGGAAAAAGGCTTTCTCTGGTTATTTGGGTGGAACAGAAACTAATGCTGCATGGAGAGAATGGGATGCTACAGAATTAGCTAAAAAGTACAATGGACCTCCTTTGGATATTTTGGTTGACCAG GGAAAAGAAGATAAGTTCTTGAAAAATGGACAATTACTACCAGAAAATTTACTATCAGCTGCAAAAGATGCTGGATTATCTCTAGTTCTTAGATTTCAAGAAAGCTATGATCATAgttacttttttatatctaCATTCATAGAAGATCATATTAAACATCatgtaaaatatcttaaatcttaa
- the LOC132906513 gene encoding presenilin-associated rhomboid-like protein, mitochondrial, producing the protein MIFIKRLTIFFYCFWTAYNMALRSFLHIGDSTYKCVFTAIKFKPKLYIVEGYKQIRNFHKFRGKTKLSQSSNSLPEEFLKKQSGYFPNLWKPFTFTIIFSATTFIAAAIWEYERLRDKTYRIIRSYKQWGIHRTGWRYTMENWWKNLSEGERIFIPICFLNVLVFLSWHIPAFRMTMYRYFSCTPTTSRCWPMLFVTFSHCSLLHLIINMYVLYGFSKIAVAQLGREQFLALYLISGVVSSFSSYLYKAAVGIRDPSLGASGAIMGVFGFVCTQFPNAYLSIIFLPMFKFTASTVMKAIMGLDSLGCLMRWQRFDHAAHLGGALFGIFWQMWGSTNIWQKREPVLVFWHQIREPPRSN; encoded by the exons atgatttttataaaaa GATTgacgatatttttctactgTTTTTGGACGGCCTACAATATGGCTCTTAGGTCATTTTTACATATAGGTGATAGTACATATAAATG tGTTTTTACTGCAATAAAGTTTAAAcctaaattatatatagttgAAGGATATAaacaaattagaaattttcataagTTTAGAGGTAAAACAAAACTATCACAATCATCAAATTCACTACCAGAAGAGTTCCTTAAAAAGCAATCAGGATATTTTCCCAATTTATGGAAACCATTTACCTTTACTATCATA TTTAGTGCAACAACATTTATTGCGGCTGCCATTTGGGAGTATGAACGTCTCAGAGATAAAACCTATAGGATAATCAGAAGTTACAAACAATGGGGAATACAT CGAACAGGATGGAGATATACAATGGAGAATTGGTGGAAAAACTTATCAGAAggagaaagaatatttattcctATATGTTTCTTAAATGTGTTGGTATTTTTGTCATGGCATATACCAGCATTTCGAATGACAatgtatcgatatttttcatgcACTCCTACCACTA GTAGATGTTGGCCAATGTTGTTTGTAACATTTTCTCATTGTTCCCTTCttcatttaattatcaacatgtatgtattatatggCTTCTCTAAAATTGCTGTGGCTCAACTGGGTAGAGAACAATTTTTGGcactttatttaattagtGGAGTAGTATCTAGTTTTTcaagttatttatataaagctGCCGTTGGAATAAGAGATCCTTCCTTGGGAGCT TCAGGAGCAATAATGGGTGTCTTTGGATTTGTATGTACTCAGTTTCCAAATGCATACTTgtctattatttttcttccaatgTTCAAATTTACAGCGAGTACG GTCATGAAAGCTATAATGGGTTTGGATAGTTTGGGATGCCTTATGCGTTGGCAACGTTTTGATCATGCAGCACATTTGGGTGGAGCATTATTTGGAAT ATTTTGGCAAATGTGGGGTAGTACCAATATATGGCAAAAACGTGAACCAGTATTAGTATTTTGGCATCAAATCCGTGAACCACCTAGATCTAATTAA
- the LOC132906501 gene encoding chromosome-associated kinesin KIF4: protein MNEDAVKVAVRIRPLIKSENERGCQTCLDVVPGEPQIVVCNTAKAFTFNYVFPPNATQEEFYNTAVKNMVENIFQGYNVTILAYGQTGSGKTHSMGTNYTEEEDMGIIPRSVNDIFDIISSKEDWSFKVTVSFMELYQEQLYDLLTDKQRNQSIVEIRDDGKNIKIAGLVAKEVKTATEALNCLTQGSLGRATGATAMNAQSSRSHAIYTLCVYQHKKNDLNTATTAKFHLVDLAGSERSKKTQATGERFKEGVNINRGLLALGNVISQLGEGGPAAYVGYRDSKLTRLLQDSLGGNSITLMIACVSPADYNLDETLSTLRYADRACKIKNKPVVNQDPQIAEINRLNKLVQELKLALVDNEIKVSCPLEHQELHTKNQCLQKKIRDLTEKLNSNLIEAVVMYERAELAEQAREKIQTDMIKILEESKKLLNDFDKDPNKHNEHRSRLEALYLKILDIQNDQKKTSEELIKISSDNANTFTINSEDDPEQTCMDEVCSPDSLDDFHEKQEEHTLLQAKRNDEVQNINKELAIKESLIHQLLKSSSLTIDYSKEIQEMEQEIKTLQIEKEELLQALQNVQANNAKSKLAENRRKKVQELEKKITELRRKISEQDRIVKTKEKQDQQIRNLSNEMHVLKQTRIKLIRQMRNESDRFTKWKESKEKELNRLKNQNRKQMNEVTRLKLWHSKQETVFKRKMEEAFAVNKRLKEALDLQKRVRKEKMNTNTDKIQNWLTQEIEISVSTIDAEYSLEKLMQDRASLACMLEKFQNDDDANGTKIAELTEFLDLRNTQITDLQQKIVESDQESRAHTRWQKVHTMEGAKIALELLFKHVTESRRKQCVKEYEYNELQGKYELLQARLNEHRVKEKERRMSKQLALNNTHNIKEYESEDNSKLREKLEFYKQKCEELEHTLPRKIQNKENVKPKAIKKVQVEDIQSETDDSTIEDDVEKDPDWTRTPLYNRIRSLLDTTKSSSLDRNSFKRTSDGDAKCNCKTSCATRICRCRKNKTICGNNCKCVEDQCQNRDKRNLNRTLFMDQSKEDEKAEDDEFLKKPRLVD from the exons ATGAATGAAGATGCAGTTAAAGTTGCTGTTCGCATTCGTCCATTAATAAAGAGTGAAAATGAAAGAGGATGTCAAACATGCTTAGATGTTGTTCCTGGTGAACCTCAGATTGTTGTATGTAATACAGCCAAAgcttttacatttaattatgtatttccTCCTAATGCTACTCAAGAGGAATTCTATAATACGGCTGTTAAAAATatggtagaaaatatttttcaag GCTATAATGTCACTATATTGGCTTATGGCCAAACGGGAAGTGGTAAAACTCATTCAATGGGTACAAATTACACTGAAGAGGAAGACATGGGCATTATACCTCGATCAGTgaatgatatatttgatataatttcttcaaaGGAAGATTGGAGTTTTAAAGTTACAGTTTCGTTTATGGAACTTTATCAAGAACAATTATACGATTTATTAACTgataaacaaagaaatcaGTCTATTGTTGAAATTAGAGATGatggtaaaaatataaagattgcTGGACTTGTAGCAAAAGAAGTTAAAACTGCAACAGAAGCATTAAACTGTTTGACACAAGGATCTTTAGGACGTGCTACAGGTGCCACTGCAATGAACGCTCAAAGTAGCAGAAGTCATGCAATATACACTTTATGTGTATATCAACATAAAAAGAATGACCT CAATACAGCAACAACTGCAAAGTTTCATTTGGTAGATTTAGCTGGATCTGAACGTAGTAAAAAGACACAAGCAACTGGTGAAAGATTTAAAGAAGGAGTTAATATAAATAGAGGTTTGTTAGCATTGGGTAATGTTATATCTCAATTAGGAGAGGGTGGTCCTGCAGCATATGTTGGTTATAGAGACAGTAAACTCACAAGATTATTGCAAGATTCTCTTGGTGGAAATTCCATAACATTAATGATAGCATGTGTTAGTCCTGCAG ATTATAACTTGGATGAAACTCTAAGCACATTAAGATATGCAGACAGagcatgtaaaataaaaaataaacctGTAGTTAATCAAGATCCACAAATTGCAGAAATAAATCGTCTAAATAAACTAGTACAAGAATTAAAGCTTGCTTTGGTAGACAATGAAATTAAGGTCTCATGTCCACTGGAACATCAGGAACTCCATACAAAAAATCAatgtttacaaaaaaaaataagggATTTAACGGAAAAGttaaatagtaatttaattGAGGCTGTAGTTATGTACGAAAGAGCAGAACTAGCTGAGCAAGCTAGAGAAAAAATTCAGACTGACATGATAAAGATATTAGAAGAATCTAAAAAGCTTTTAAATGATTTTGATAAAGATCCTAATAAACATAATGAACATCGTTCAAGACTGGAAgctttgtatttaaaaattcttg aTATTCAAAACGATCAGAAGAAAACATCCGAAGAActcataaaaatatcgtcTGATAATGCAAACACATTTACAATAAACTCTGAAGACGACCCAGAACAGACATGTATGGATGAAGTATGTTCTCCAGATAGTTTAGATGATTTTCATGAAAAACAGGAAGAACATACTTTGCTCCAAGCTAAGAGGAATGACGAAGTTCAAAATATCAACAAAGAACTTGCTATTAAGGAAAGTCTTATACATCAGCTTTTAAAAAGCTCATCTCTAACGATTGATTATTCCAAAGAAATACAGGAAATGGAGCAAGAGATAAAAACACTTCAgatagaaaaggaagaacTTCTGCAAGCTCTACAGAATGTACAAGCAAATAATGCTAAGTCaaa ATTGGCAGAAAATAGACGTAAAAAGGTACAagaattagagaaaaaaataacgGAATTAAGGCGAAAGATATCAGAGCAAGATAGGATagttaaaacgaaagaaaagcaagatcaacaaataagaaatttatcaaACGAAATGCATGTGTTAAAGCaaacaagaataaaattaattagacaAATGCGCAATGAATCTGATAGATTTACAAAATGGAAGGAATCAAAGGAAAAAGAACTGAAccgtttaaaaaatcaaaatagaaAGCAAATGAATGAAGTGACACGTTTAAAATTGTGGCATAGTAAACAAGAAACCGTTTTCAAAAGAAAGATGGAAGAAGCTTTTGCTGTTAATAAAAGACTAAAG GAAGCTTTAGATTTGCAAAAAAGagtgagaaaagaaaagatgaaTACTAATActgataaaattcaaaattggTTAACTCaggaaatagaaatatcaGTGAGCACCATTGATGCAGAATATTCTCTCGAAAAATTAATGCAAGATAGAGCATCATTGGCATGcatgttagaaaaatttcaaaacgatGATGATGCAAATGGGACCAAAATTGCTGAACTTACTGAATTTTTAGACTTACGTAATACGCAAATTACCGATCTCCAGCAAAAAATAGTTGAATCTGATCAAG aaagtaGAGCACATACAAGATGGCAAAAAGTACATACAATGGAAGGAGCAAAAATTGCTCTTGAACTATTATTTAAACATGTTACAGAGAGTAGAAGAAAGCAATGTGTAAAGGAATACGAATACAATGAGCTTCAG GGAAAGTATGAACTGTTACAAGCACGATTGAATGAACACCGGgtcaaagagaaagaaaggcgTATGTCAAAACAACTTGCATTaaataatacacataatattaaagaatatgaaaGTGAAGATAACAgtaaattaagagaaaaattggaattttacaaaCAAAAATGCGAAGAACTAGAACACACA CTCCCACGTAAAATTCAGAACAAGGAAAATGTGAAACCCAAAGCCATTAAAAAGGTACAGGTTGAAGATATTCAATCTGAAACAGATGATAGTACCATTGAAGATGATGTTGAAAAAGATCCAGATTGGACACGAACACCACTTTATAATCGTATACGCAGTCTTTTG gaTACAACAAAATCTTCATCGCTTGACCGTAATTCATTTAAACGGACATCAGATGGCGATGCaaaatgtaattgtaaaaCAAGTTGTGCTACACGAATTTGTCGTTGCCGTAAAAACAAAACTATATGTGGCAATAATTGTAAATGTGTGGAAGACCAATGTCAaaatagagataaaagaaat TTGAATCGTACATTATTTATGGATCAGTcgaaagaagatgaaaaagcAGAGGACGATGAATTTCTAAAGAAACCAag acTAGTGGACTGA
- the LOC132906521 gene encoding small ribosomal subunit protein uS12 — protein sequence MGKPRGLRTARKHVNHRRDQRWNDKDYKKAHLGTRWKANPFGGASHAKGIVLEKVGVEAKQPNSAIRKCVRVQLIKNGKKITAFVPRDGCLNNIEENDEVLVAGFGRKGHAVGDIPGVRFKVVKVANVSLLALYKEKKERPRS from the exons ATGG GCAAACCTCGTGGCCTTCGTACCGCACGTAAGCATGTAAACCACAGACGGGATCAACGATGGAATGATAAGGACTACAAGAAAGCTCACTTGGGAACAAGATGGAAGGCCAATCCATTCGGTGGTGCTTCTCATGCTAAGGGTATTGTTTTAGAAAaagt TGGTGTAGAAGCCAAACAGCCGAACTCTGCTATTCGTAAATGTGTGCGAGTACAACTTATCAAAAACGGCAAGAAAATTACTGCTTTTGTACCTAGGGATGGTTGTTTGAACAATATCGAAGAAAACGATGAAGTTTTGGTCGCAGGTTTTGGTCGTAAAGGTCATGCCGTAGGTGACATTCCAGGAGTTCGATTTAAAGTAGTGAAAGTTGCTAATGTTTCGTTACTTGCACTctacaaagaaaagaaagaacgacCTAGATCGTAA
- the LOC132906514 gene encoding uncharacterized protein LOC132906514, whose product MTRIEKKCTRMSNTEELMTDIYNTLVQIRYPKITTALANNIEATILNGENRLSLLSWLLAEKFPLIASKLQKLKGAALEEELLRSYSEIGICTDKKLLLGNCLLKEQLPTLRLLLDFMKCLFLKPFDTEYDEKESTDNILNVYINEDSNTFTCNVEPKLNYSESMQYFENLQKDLNEHQGLLSTFESKKEERVVEQVSKDEKKKTNENDRDSLFNEEKKNFIEAYSSIDSWSPFNAKSVKNKSYSMDADINDIYSKFSSLTQFLQAKEEILNANIPKEIGKLNTPLNETVENIVTHTEEAKNGYVDTY is encoded by the exons atgacAAGGATAGAAAAGAAATGTACAAGAATGAGTAATACAGAAGAACTTATGACTGATATTTATAACACCTTAGTACAAATAAGATATCCAAAAATTACAACAGCTTTAGCAAACAATATAGAAGCAACAATTCTTAACGGAGAGAATCGACTTTCATTATTATCTTGGCTTTTGGCTGAAAAGTTTCCCTTGATAGCTTCCAAATTACAAAAGTTAAAAGGCGCTGCTTTAGAAG AAGAGTTACTAAGATCTTATTCTGAAATTGGAATTTGtactgataaaaaattattactg GGAAATTGCCTGTTAAAAGAACAACTTCCAACTTTAAGATTATTATTGGACTTTATGAAATGTTTATTCCTTAAGCCTTTTGATACTGAATATGATGAAAAAGAATCCActgataatatattaaat gtCTATATCAATGAAGATTCAAATACGTTCACATGTAATGTTGaaccaaaattaaattattctgaaTCTATGCagtatttcgaaaatttgcaaaaggATCTAAATGAACATCAAGGATTATTATCAACTTTTGAatctaaaaaagaagaacgtgTAGTGGAACAGGTTTCAAAa gatgaaaaaaagaaaactaatgAAAATGATCGAGATTCTTTATTTAAtgaggaaaaaaagaattttatagaaGCATATTCATCCATTGATTCATGGTCACCATTTAATGCAAAAAGTGTGAAGAATAAATCATACTCCATGGATGCTGatattaacgatatatattcaaaattttcttctttaacacag tttcTACAAgcaaaggaagaaatattGAATGCTAATATACCAAAAGAAATAGGGAAATTAAATACTCCATTGAATGAAactgttgaaaatattgttacaCATACTGAAGAAGCTAAGAATGGATATGTGGATACTTATTGA